In a genomic window of Schistocerca gregaria isolate iqSchGreg1 chromosome 5, iqSchGreg1.2, whole genome shotgun sequence:
- the LOC126272652 gene encoding 60S ribosomal protein L13 has translation MAPKRNNMIPNGHFHKDWQRFVKTWFNQPARKIRRRQNRIKKAKAIAPRPAAGPLRPVVRCPTFRYHTKLRAGRGFTLEEIKGAGLNANFARSIGIAVDHRRRNKSVESLQQNVQRLKEYRSKLILFPVHENKRLRKGEATEEERKVASQLKTTVMPIKQPSVKPKARTITEEDKKFSAFTALRKARADARLVGIRAKRLKDAAENPDDVSKAGKEAKKKKK, from the exons ATGGCGCCCAAAAGGAATAATATGATCCCTAATGGGCATTTTCATAAGGATTGGCAGCGATTTGTGAAAACTTGGTTCAACCAACCAGCAAGAAAAATTAGGCGAAGACAAAACAGAATTAAGAAAGCAAAGGCTATTGCTCCAAGGCCAGCAGCCGGTCCTTTGAGACCCGTTGTGCGATGTCCTACGTTTAGGTATCATACTAAATTACGTGCAGGTCGTGGTTTCACATTGGAAGAAATAAAG GGTGCTGGACTAAATGCAAATTTTGCAAGATCGATTGGAATTGCTGTTGATCATCGTCGTAGGAACAAGTCAGTGGAATCCTTGCAGCAGAACGTTCAGCGTCTGAAGGAGTACCGATCTAAACTCATACTATTCCCTGTTCATGAAAATAAGCGACTAAGGAAGGGTGAAGCCACG GAGGAGGAGAGGAAGGTGGCTAGCCAACTGAAAACAACAGTGATGCCAATAAAGCAGCCATCTGTGAAACCTAAAGCAAGGACTATTACCGAAGAGGATAAAAAGTTCTCTGCCTTTACTGCTCTGCGCAAG GCACGTGCTGATGCTCGTTTGGTGGGTATAAGAGCTAAACGGCTGAAGGATGCTGCTGAGAATCCAGATGATGTAAGCAAGGCAGGCAAGgaagcaaagaagaagaagaagtga